The proteins below come from a single Drosophila kikkawai strain 14028-0561.14 chromosome 3R, DkikHiC1v2, whole genome shotgun sequence genomic window:
- the LOC138928960 gene encoding probable G-protein coupled receptor Mth-like 6, which translates to MQTNGACTDGLMEDLDRIDPHLTVTLRNGSVLRRNLLKDFIVLKDTMRPEDDWIEDAYTLYEKEGFWFLPREFRSCVVFLLRLRSFETRSQYKLLVKCIPGDLKVLSST; encoded by the exons ATGCAGACCAATGGCGCGTGCACCGATGGCTTGATGGAGGACCTGGACCGGATTGATCCCCACCTGACTGTGACCCTCCGGAATGGTTCCGTGCTCAGGAGGAACTTACTCAAGGATTTTATCGTGTTAAAAGATACAATGCGGCCCGAGGACGATTGGATAGAAGATGCGTACACATTGTACGAG AAGgaaggtttttggtttttaccACGCGAATTCAGGAGCTGTGTGGTTTTCCTTCTACGTTTGAGAAGCTTCGAGACAAG gTCACAGTACAAGCTTCTTGTGAAATGCATACCTGGTGATTTGAAGGTACTTTCATCTACATAA